A single region of the Bacillota bacterium genome encodes:
- a CDS encoding ABC transporter ATP-binding protein — MKLQANAEPAKNYSVIAKDLGIKYLAGRKGEDLKSLVLNPRVRSGVFWALRQVDFSCFAGDVVGIIGSNGAGKTTLCRVISNLLRPDEGSMTVKGEVSALLSMGTGFNHGLSGKDNIFLNGMMLGFSKKEITKMYDDIVEFSGLHEFINQPIKKYSSGMRSRLGFSIATMLNPEILVLDEALSTGDADFKARAMQKTKELVANAKIVIIVSHNIDFIAKNCSKAVWIDRGRVMAHGEPAEVCDKYRAMVAEKRLKKPPKRLRLRKTETLPGDEIVIEAKDLGLKYNLDGKDFWALRHCNLAVKEGDILGVIGHNGAGKSTLCKLISEILKPDEGSISVKGNINALLSLGSGFNRQLSGRDNIFLNGLLLGIPKKELEYLYDDIVEFSGLEKSIHLPVKNYSSGMVSRLGFSIAAMLEPDIFIIDEALSAGDMSFYERASERIQEMVKSAKAVVIVTHSMKFVQNVCTRAVWMKQGNIIQEGNPGEIIEMYRQDVRQARAKMK; from the coding sequence ATGAAACTTCAGGCAAATGCTGAACCAGCAAAAAACTATTCTGTCATAGCAAAAGATTTGGGGATAAAATATCTAGCTGGCCGAAAAGGCGAAGATTTAAAATCCCTGGTCCTCAACCCCCGCGTTCGAAGCGGTGTATTTTGGGCACTCAGGCAAGTGGATTTTTCCTGCTTTGCCGGGGACGTAGTGGGGATTATCGGGTCCAATGGTGCAGGAAAAACTACGCTTTGTCGCGTAATCTCTAACTTACTTCGGCCAGATGAAGGGTCAATGACTGTCAAGGGGGAGGTTTCCGCCCTCCTATCTATGGGGACTGGGTTTAACCATGGGTTATCGGGAAAAGACAACATTTTTCTCAATGGGATGATGCTTGGATTCTCAAAAAAAGAGATAACAAAAATGTACGATGACATCGTTGAGTTCTCCGGCCTGCATGAGTTTATTAACCAACCTATAAAAAAGTATTCTTCAGGTATGCGTTCCCGGTTAGGCTTCAGTATTGCCACAATGCTTAACCCTGAAATTCTGGTTTTAGATGAGGCGTTAAGTACTGGTGACGCTGATTTTAAAGCACGGGCGATGCAAAAAACCAAAGAACTTGTTGCCAACGCGAAAATAGTGATTATTGTTTCGCACAATATAGATTTTATCGCTAAAAACTGCTCAAAAGCCGTGTGGATTGACAGGGGGCGGGTAATGGCCCATGGCGAACCCGCCGAGGTTTGCGACAAATACCGTGCAATGGTAGCGGAAAAGCGGCTCAAGAAGCCGCCCAAGCGTTTGCGCTTGCGTAAAACCGAGACCCTGCCTGGTGACGAAATAGTGATTGAAGCTAAAGACCTCGGCCTCAAGTACAATTTGGATGGGAAAGATTTTTGGGCATTGAGACATTGCAATCTGGCTGTCAAAGAGGGAGATATTCTTGGGGTCATTGGCCATAATGGCGCCGGAAAATCTACACTTTGCAAATTGATTAGTGAGATTCTTAAACCTGATGAAGGCTCAATCAGTGTAAAGGGTAACATCAATGCTCTACTCAGTTTGGGATCTGGGTTCAACCGGCAGTTGTCCGGGAGAGATAATATTTTTCTCAATGGTTTGTTGCTGGGGATCCCCAAAAAAGAGCTGGAGTATCTTTATGATGATATTGTCGAGTTCTCCGGGCTGGAGAAATCGATTCATCTGCCAGTAAAGAACTACTCCAGCGGTATGGTATCCCGGCTTGGGTTTAGCATTGCTGCTATGTTGGAGCCAGATATCTTTATCATTGATGAAGCTTTGTCAGCTGGCGATATGTCCTTTTATGAGCGGGCAAGTGAGCGGATTCAGGAAATGGTGAAAAGCGCCAAAGCGGTTGTGATTGTTACTCACAGCATGAAGTTTGTGCAGAATGTTTGTACCCGAGCTGTCTGGATGAAGCAGGGCAATATAATTCAAGAAGGTAATCCCGGGGAAATCATTGAGATGTATAGACAGGATGTTCGCCAAGCTAGAGCGAAGATGAAGTAA